The Bacteroidota bacterium region GTGTTCCCTTAATGATTGTTCCGGGTTGCCCGCTTTCGCCTTCAATCCAACCTGCAACCGCTCCTGCAACTTTACCTTCATATTCCGCCATCAGGTAATCGGAAAAACAAAGCTCCTGTCCGGTTGCATCTTCAGCTAAAATGTTTGCCAGGATTTTTCTGATCTCTGATTCCGGAAGTTCAAAAATCCGGCTGTAACTGAATACATCCGTTCCGCTTTTCTCCGCCGCGACAATTGTTTCAATTAAGAAAGGAATATCTTTCTCTTCAGCCTGTCGGAATACTAATGGGTTTTGTTCCATGAGAGAAATATTTTGATCCTGAATTTGATTCAGCTCGGTTCAGCAAATGAAGAAGACAAATAAGAGCATGAAGGAAGAAATCAATTTCGCTTTAGTAAAGCGTCCCAGCCCTGTGCAGTTAATGCAACCTGGTTTCCGGATTTATCCACAAGGTGAGCGCCACTTGCCGCATCGGTGATATGACCGATGATGGAAATGTCCATGTGCATACGAAGCTTTTCGTAGTCTTCCTGACGAATAGTGAATAATAATTCATAATCCTCACCACCACTAAGTGCGCAAACAGTAGGATCAAGTCCGAATTCGCGGGCACGATCATATGTTTGCGGATCGATTGGAATTTTGTCTTCGTAAATCGCGCAGCCCACATTTGACTGTCGGCACAAGTGCAAAACCTCAGAGGAAAGTCCGTCTGAGATATCGATCATAGACGTAGGTTTCACACCTAACTCCCGGAGTTTTTCTGTGATTTCTCTTCTTGCTTCAGGCTTGAGCTGACGTTCAAGTATGTAATCATTACCACTCAGATCGGGTTGTATTTTCGGGTTTTCCAGGAAAATTTTCTTTTCACGTTCGAGGATCTGTAAACCCATGTATGCTCCACCCAGGTCCCCGGACACACAAAGCAGGTCGTGCTCTTTGGCTCCGTTTCGATAAACGATTTGATCTTTTTCAACAGTACCAATAGCAGTGATCGAAAGGATGAGTCCGGATGTAGAAGTTGTAGTATCTCCACCAACAAGATCAACTTTGTAGTTTTCACATGCCAGTTCCATACCCTGGTAAAGTTCTTCCACTGCTTCGAGTGAGAACCGGTTGGAAATGGCAATACTTACAAGGATTTGCTTTGGCGTTGCATTCATCGCGTAAACATCGCTCAGGTTAACAACCACAGCTTTGTAACCAAGATGTTTTAAAGGATGAAACATCAGGTCAAAATGAACTCCTTCAACCAGCATATCGCAGGTGACAACAGTTGTGAGTCCTTGGGAATCGATAACCGCGGCGTCATCACCAATCCCTTTCAATGATTCAGGGTTTCGCAGGTGAATACTTTTCTGAATCATTTCAATGAGGCCAAATTCGCCCAATTCTCCTAATTCCGTCCTTTTTGCTGAATTTTCGAACATAAGTTTCAATTGATTCGCGAAGGTACAGGAATCATGATAAATTCCTTCCATCGGATTGAAGCAAATTATTTTAAGAGAAATAAATTTCAGCAGGAGCTGTACGATAAAAATTCTTCAGGCTTTCTTGTACAGGTATTTCTCGTACTTCATAAAGTTTCCTTCCCTGACACTAAGTAATCGGCTAGCCATATCCCCACTCAATTTACCGCTCTTGTAAACATCCATGACCAGCGTAGAAAATGTCTTACTTCCTCGCCTCATTTGCATCACATAGTAATTGGGTCCTCCGGAGGATTTGGGTTTACTGGCTTCTTTAATCAAAAATTCTTTCCAGACTTGATCAGCCTCTTTTGTAAGATTCCTGAATATTTCTTCACTTATTAAGTTCAATTTTTTTACGCGTAATAAAAATGCCTGATTGCTGATTCCCATTCTTCGGGCACCTTTGGCAACATGTCTAAGCGTAAGAGGGCCCTTGACTTCGAGGAAGGATTGGATCTCAGATTGCGGCAGAAGGGCTTCTTCAGCGACTGCCCTGCAAAATTTTTCTACTACATGCATGCCTTGCGGATCAGTCAGACCGATACCGGTATCACTTGATATGCCTGATACACCGATCCAAAGATGTGCCAGTTCATGCACCAGGGAAAATAATTGTCCGTGCTCCCAGTCATCGGCATTGATAAAAATAAACGGGGCGAATTTGTCTGCAATCGCAAAGGCTTTAAAGTTATCACTATCCAGTTTTAGGCGGGTGTGAAAATTGCTACTAAGCGTGACAAAAATTCTTTTGTTTTCTGCCTGTTCTATCCAGTGTTTCAGTGGTTTCAGGTCTGCTTTTCCCGGTTGGATGTTAAGTGTTTTGCGAATGTCCCGGGCAACAGTTTCAACCGGGCTTTTGATCGTATATTTTCCAATGAACTCAATTTTTTTCTCTCTTCTGCCGGCAAGAAATTTACTCAACCATTCCTGTTTTTCCTGGACTTCTCGCATCATGAAAATGACAGCTGTGCTGAGTTCCACATCCTTGTTACTCCGGAAATCCTTTAAAGCAGGAAAATCTTTTGGAATATATTTCAGATAAAAAACATCCACAGGCCTTCTGTACAAGCGGGCAAGTTTTTCCATCTGCTTCACACTTGGCAAATCAGTTCCTTCCGGCGATTCCCAATCCTTGATTCGATCCACCTTGCATGTTTTTGAAATGGTCGCTGCCGCTTTTTCCAATGAAATCTTCGCAGTTTTCCTGGCCCACTTCAGAACTTCCCGATTGATGTTGGCTTTTGATTTCAATTTATTGAGTTATTGTTTATTGAGTTATTGTTTATTGAGTTATTGTTTATTGAGTTATTGTTTATTGGGTTATTGTTTATTGGGTTATTGGGTGATGTCTAATTCTTAGTTGAAAAATTGCATCGTGGTTTCCTGATGACGTGATTTTTGATTGCTTCCTGTAATTTATTTAGATGTTTAAAGTTATGAATTTTATTCAAATTATTTTCTAATTCCAATAAGGCTGCAGCAACCCATCTTTGTCGTTGATTACTGTTGGTCCAATGCTTAACATTTCGTACATATTTCGCCATTTGGGAGTTCAGGTTTTCAATACAATTTGTCGTAGCCAAACTTCTGGAAAATATTTGCGCAACTTTCAATTTGTGGAGTGTAAGCGTTTCTTCCAAGCCTTCCAGTAGAGAGTTCGCTGCATTTTGATTGATTTTTTAAGAGCTCTTTGTGGATGTTTAGCAATACCAGTTTAGCTTTATTGTAATCAGGTTCCCGGTATGCATTCTGTATTTTTGTTTTAAAATTCGATTTGTCCCGATCACTTAAATAGCTCAGTACATTTTCACGTTTGTGCCACTGACAACGCTGAATAATTGCTTTTTTCCAAACACATCGACCACCGCCTTGTGAAGCCCCCTTGCTACCATCGATCACGACAAGTAAGCCGTCAGTAAAACTAAATTTTCTTTGCGAGTATTTGTTTAAGCAACTGGCTTATGGCCTGGCTATTTTCATTTGATGTTTGAATAAAACCTACCGGAATTTTGATCCCTTTATCCGTCACACCCAAGGCGACTACCATCTGTTCACTGGCCAGATATTTTCCGTCAATTAACAGTACAACAAAATTGTGATCTTCATAGGTTCGTTCACAAAAATGCTTGAATGCTTCTTCGCTTTGTTCTTTAAACTCACGACTGACCTGACTTGAACTGAGTCCGAAACTTTCGGCTAAATGGTTAGTTACTTTTTTATAATCACGGGTGCTGATTCCATGAAGAACCTTTTTGAGAACTTCTTCGGTTGGCTCGGCTAGGTTTCTTAAGTTTTCCAGACCTGGAAGCGGTACACATTTTCCACTTGAAGATTCCCTGATTCTTGGAATTTCCACCGGCAATCGATGATCTCCCATTTTGATGCTCCCCGGATTGAAACCGTGGCGATAGAATTTTTTTGGGCCCGAAAGTGAATGCTCATAACGTTCACCTGTCTTTTCTCTGATAATTTCTTCAAAAATCTGATTAATCATGATTCGACACATCTCAAAATGATTCATCACCATTTCAAATTTAATGTCGACTGGTTGGTCGTAAAACCAAGCAATGTTTTCTCGTTGAACTTTTGTAGATTTGCTCATGGTAGTTTGATTTTAGATTTTAGGTCGCAAATCAAAAATACTCATTATCAAACCACTTACTTAGCAGCGACTTCGGTAGCTGCTAAGTTTTTTTCAACTAACTTTGGGACTACACCGGTTATTGAGTTATTGGGTTATTAGGTTATTAGGTTATTGAGTTATTGAGTTATTGAGTTATTGAGTTATTGAGTTATTGAGTTATTGAGTTATTGAGTTATTGAGTTATTGAGTTATTGAGTTATTGAGTTATTGAGTTATTGAGTTATTGAGTTATTGAGTTATTGAGTTATTGAGTTATTGAGTTATTGAGTTATTGAGTTATTGAGTTATTGAAAAATAACCAAGCAAGTTGCAAAATAACCCAATAACCTAATAACCTAATAACCTAATAACCTAATAACCTAATAACCCAATAACTTAAAATCAAGGAATGAACAAAAGTCCCAATTCATTGTTAATCAGGCATTCAAAAGGCGGCTTTCGCCTTGTTTAGAACCTATCTAAATAGTACCTTTGTACCTGATTATTAAGCTAAAACATCATGATAACGGTAACAGAAAAGGCTAAGGCTAAGGCAATTGAGCTCATGACAGCCGAAAATAAACCAGGAGAGGCCTTTATCAGGGTTGGAGTTGAGGGTGGGGGATGTTCAGGTCTTACTTACAAATTGGAATTTGATACGCAAATCCGCCCTGATGATAAAGTCTTCGAGGATAAAGGGATCAAAATCGTATGTGATAAAAAGAGTTTTTTATATCTCATCGGAACCGAACTTGATTTCAGTGATGGACTGAATGGAAAAGGTTTCGCTTTCCATAATCCCAATGCATCAAGAACATGTGGATGCGGGGAATCGTTTTCAGTTTAATTAAGTGAATGGTGAAGAGTAAATAGAAAGGAATATTGAATTACATTCTTTAATCCCTGTTACTCAATAACTCAATAACCCAATAATGTCAGAAGATCAAAAAATAATTTCAGAAGTAACCGAAAGCGATTACAAGTGGGGATTCATTTCTGATATCGAATCAGATCAGGCACCCAAAGGTTTGAATGAAGAAGTCGTTCGGTTTATTTCATTGAAGAAAAAAGAACCGGCATGGTTGCTTGAGTGGAGGCTGAAAGCTTACCGTCATTGGCTGACCATGGAGGAGCCTGTGTGGCCGAATGTTCATTATCCCAAAATTGATTTTAACGATATCATATATTACTCAGCTCCCAAACCAAAACCGTCTTTGAATAGTCTGGACGAACTGGATCCGGAAATCAAAGCGACATTTGATAAACTTGGAATTTCACTCGAAGAACAAAAGCGACTTTCAGGTGTCGCTGTGGATGCAGTGATTGACAGTGTATCCGTAAAAACTACTTTTCGCGAATCACTTGCTGAGCTTGGAATTATTTTTTGTTCTTTCAGTGAAGCGGTACATGATTATCCTGAGTTGATAAAAGAATACCTGGGTTCTGTAGTTCCGCCAACGGATAATTTTTATGCGGCCCTGAACTCCGCTGTTTTCAGTGACGGTTCATTTTGTTACATCCCGAAAGGCGTGCGTTGCCCGATGGAGCTGTCTACTTACTTTCGAATCAATTCAGCAGGAACAGGACAGTTTGAACGAACATTGATTGTCGCGGAGGAAGGTTCATATGTCAGTTATCTGGAAGGTTGTACCGCTCCGATGCGTGATGAAAATCAGTTGCATGCCGCTGTAGTGGAAATCTATTCGCACAAAGATGCGCAAGTGAAATATTCAACGGTTCAAAACTGGTATCCGGGTGATAAAGAGGGGAAGGGCGGCATTTATAATTTCGTTACCAAGCGCGGACTTTGTGCAGGAACTCATTCCAGAATTTCATGGACGCAGGTTGAAACAGGATCGGCAATTACCTGGAAATATCCGAGTGTCATTCTCAAGGGTGATCATTCTATCGGTGAATTTTACAGTGTTGCCGTGACCAATAACTATCAACAGGCGGATACAGGAACAAAGATGATCCACCTGGGAAAAAATACGAAGAGTACCATTATCTCAAAAGGAATTTCTGGAGGAAAAAGTCAGAATAGTTATCGCGGACTGGTCCGTATCAGCAGAAAAGCAGACAATGCACGAAATTTTTCACAGTGCGACTCACTACTGCTTGGCGATAAATGTGGTGCGCATACTTTTCCATACCTCGAAGTCAACAACAAGAGCGCGATTGTTGAACACGAAGCAACGACATCAAAAGTAGGAGAAGATCAGATCTTTTATTGCAATCAGCGCGGTATTTCAACAGAAGATGCTGTAGGACTGATTGTGAATGGATATTGTAAAGAAGTATTTAATCAACTTCCGATGGAATTCGCGGTAGAAGCCCAAAAACTTCTCGCAATTTCGCTGGAAGGAAGTGTAGGATAAGCAAAGCAAAAGCAATGTTAGAAATAAAGAATTTACAGGCGAAAGTAGAGGAGAAGCAAATTCTCAATGGAATTAATCTGAACGTCAAACCAGGAGAAGTTCATGCGATCATGGGACCGAATGGTTCCGGAAAAAGCACACTTGCATCCGTACTTGCCGGTCGTGATGAGTATGAAGTCACAGGAGGAGAAGTTCTGTTCCGTGGAGAAAATCTTCTGGACATGAGTCCTGAAGATCGAGCACGCAAAGGATTATTTCTCGCATTTCAGTATCCTGTTGAAATTCCGGGCGTGACAAATGCGAATTTCCTGAAAACCGCCCTCAACGAAATCCGCAAAGCGAACGGACTTGCTGCAATGGATTCGAAAGAATTTTTGCAAGTGATGAAGGAGAAGATGAAACTCGTTGAAATGGATAAAGCAATGACGCAGCGTTCAGTCAATGAAGGATTCAGCGGAGGAGAGAAGAAACGCAATGAAGTTTTTCAGATGGCTATGCTGGAACCGAGTTTAGCCGTGTTGGATGAAACGGATTCCGGTCTGGATATCGATGCATTGCGAATTGTCGCCAATGGAGTTAATGCTCTGCGTAACGAAAACCGTTCGTTTATTGTGATCACCCACTATCAGCGTTTGCTGGATTATATCGTTCCTGATTTCGTTCACGTATTGTACAAAGGACGTATTGTGAAATCAGGCACAAAAGAACTTGCCTTCGAGCTCGAAGAAAAGGGATACGACTGGATCAAGGAAGAGAACAATGTTCACATTTAAGAGGAAATCGCGAAGATGAATCCGGGCTACCAAAATACAGGGACAGAAAAATTTATCGAAGCATTTGATGCATTTTCGATAGCACATAGGAAGGGTAATTCCGATCTTAATGAAATGGCCATGGGTCGTTTTAAAGAATTGGGATTTCCAACAACAAAACACGAAGAATGGAAATACACTAATGTGGCTCCCATTCTGAAAAATACATTTTCATTTTCATCGCCGGTTTTTCGTTTGACGAAAGAGGATATCCAGGCATGCCTTCTGACTGGAAAAGATTCTTTTGTTGTTGTATTTGAAAATGGATATCTGAACAAGGAACTTTCCGTACTGGATGGAATTCCTCAGGGAGTGATTATTGACTCACTGGCCGCAAACAGAAATCATGAACAGGTAAAAAAACATCTGGGTCGCTATGCACCCATGAAGCAGGAAAGTTTTGTGGCTCTGAATACTGCTTTTGTACTGGATGGCGCATTTATTTTTGTCCCTGCGGATACAGTAGTAGAAAAACCAATTCATCTGTTGTATATCAATGATTCCAGGGCTCAATCAACCGTTGTGTATCCCCGAAACCTGATCATTGCAGAGAAAAGCTCGTCAGTAAAAATTGCAACCAGTTACCATACTTTGGGATCGGTAAATGCGGCATTCACGAACAGTGTATCAGAAATTATTACCGGAACAAATGCAAATGTAGAATTCATAAAAATTCAAAACGAAAATAATACTACCTACCATATCAGTCATACGGAAGCGGTACAGGCACGTGATTCTGTTTTTAACATCAGCACAATTACTCTTGGCGGAGCAATTGTTCGCAACAACCTCCACATTGTTCTTGACGATGTTAACAGCACCGCTCATTTGTATGGTCTGTATATCACGGATGGCAATCAGCTCGTCGACAATCATACATTGGTTGACCATGCAAAGCCGAATTGCGAGAGCAATGAGTTGTACAAAGGTGTACTTGGTGGAAAATCTCAGGGTGTTTTCAACGGAAAGGTTTTTGTTCGTCAGGATGCCCAGAAAACCAATGCCTATCAATCCAACAAGAATATTTTGCTTAGCGATGAGGCTACCATGAATACCAAACCTCAGCTGGAAATTTTCGCGGATGATGTGAAGTGCTCGCATGGAGCAACAACAGGACAGCTCGATGCGGAAGCTTTATTTTATTTACGTTCGAGAGGAATCGGTGAGAATGCCGCGAAAGCATTTCTCAACATTGCATTCGCCGCTGATGTTATTAAGAATATCTCCATTGAAAATTTACGTGACAGGCTTATGCCATTGATTGAAAGTAAACTCCAACAAGGTAATTAATCATGAAATCCGCTACCGTAACCGCGTCTCACAAACATCGTGCATTTGATGTACACGAAACGCGAAAGGATTTTCCTGTTTTGAATCAAAAAGCTTACGGCAAACCTTTGGTCTATTTTGACAATGCCGCGACGTCGCAGAAACCGCTGTCGGTAATACATGCTTTAACGGAATATTATTCAACATACAACGCGAACATTCATCGCGGAGTTCATTACCTGAGTCAGAAAGCGTCACAGGCTTTTGATGATGTAAGGGTAAAGGTGCAGCACTTTATTCACGCTGCATCAGAGAAGGAAATCATCTTTGTTCGTGGGACAACCGAAGGTATCAACCTCGTTGCCGCCACTTTTGGTAGAATGAATATTCATGCCGGTGATGAAATCATCATCACGGCAATGGAGCATCACAGCAATATCGTTCCCTGGCAAATTCTTTGCGAAGAGAAGAAGGCAAAATTGAAAGTCATACCCATGGATGATTCGGGTGTGCTGAATATGGATGTCTATTTTTCTTTGTTGACGGAAAAAACGAAATTGGTTTCTGTTGTGCATACTTCAAATTCACTTGGGACCATCAACCCGATAAAAGAAATTATACGTCTGGCACATCAGAAAGGAATTCCTGTGCTGGTGGATGCAGCTCAGGCTGTTGTTCACGAGCCATTAAATGTTCAGGAGCTTGACTGTGATTTTCTCACCTTTTCCGGGCACAAAATGCTTGGGCCAACAGGTGTTGGAATATTGTATGGTAAACTGAATCATCTGGAATCCATGCCGCCTTACCAGGGCGGAGGAGAGATGATTCATTCGGTGAGTTTTGAAAAGACTACCTATAATGAAGTCCCTTATAAGTTCGAAGCCGGAACTCCCAATATCGCGGATGTCATCGCACTTGGAACTGCAATTGATTATTTGTCGGGGATGGATCGTGCGGCTGCGTTGAATCATGAGCTTGGTCTAATGGAATACGCTTCCTTGAAATTGGACGAAATAGAAGGAGTGAGACTTATTGGAACAGCTCCGGAAAAGGCAAGTGTTGTTTCATTTGTCATTGATGGGTTGAATGCACTTGATGTAGGAATGTATCTTGATACTATGGGAATCGCTGTGCGTACCGGACACCATTGCACGGAGCCGGTGATGGACAGATTTGGAATTCCCGGGACTATACGAGCATCCTTTATGTTTTACAATACCTACCAGGAAGTTGAACAGCTGATAGAAGGAGTGAAGAAGGCCATTGCATTGTTGAAATGATAAAACCGGAATCCGTGAGCATCGCTGAAATAGAAAGTGAAATAATTTCCGAATTTGAACTGTTCGATGAATGGACAGAAAAATATGAATACATCATTGAGCTGGGACAAAAACTCCCTCCACTTGATGCACGATATAAATTGGAAGAAAATAAAATAAAAGGATGCCAGAGTTCAGTGTGGTTACACTCCTCTGAGAAAGAGGGTAAGATTTATTTTGAAGCGGATAGCGATTCCACCTTTGTTAAGGGTGAGATCGGTTTACTGATCCGGGTGCTTTCCGGACAGAAGGCGCAGGACATTATCGACGCACAATTAGGATTTATCGATCAGATTGGTTTGCGACAGCACCTTGCGCTTACACGTGCAAACGGACTCGCTTCCATGATTAAACAAATGAAACTCTACGCATTGGCACATCAAAGCCGGCAGACAGCATGACAGACGCGACTACAACATCCAAAACGGATACCGAATATGTAAGGCCACTTCGTGACAGAGTCATCGAAGTATTGAAAACCTGTTATGATCCCGAGATTCCGGTGGACATTTACGAGTTGGGACTCATCTATGAAGTGCGCGTGGATCCGGGCAATGATGTCTACATTAAAATGACACTTACTTCTCCGGCTTGTCCGGTTGCGGAAACCTTACCGCCTGATGTAGAACAAAAAGTTAGGAATATTCCGGATGTAAATAACGCGAAAGTTGAAATCACCTTTGAGCCACCCTGGGAGAAGGATATGATGAGCGAAGAAGCCAGGCTGGAGTTGGGAATGTGGTAAACAGAAAATTGTTTTTGAATTGTCAATGGATGAAATAGTAAATAAAGTTTCAGAAAGCGGATTGCTCACTGTCGATCTTGAGGAATTTTATATTCCCGGAGAACGTGTGCTTTTTGATATTACGTCCTGGCTTTTTGAGGAGTTGATTTTGAAAGAAAAGGACTTTCGTGAACAGATCAAAAATCATCCCTGGGAAAATTATAAGGACAAACTGGTTGCTTTAACCTGCACGGCTGATGCGATTGTTCCGACATGGGCTTTTATGCTTGTCGCATCCAAACTGGCGCCTTTTGCAAGTCGTGTGTTTTTTGGGGATTTGAATAAACTGGAAGAAACACTTTTTCACGAGCAGGTTGCTGCAATGAACCCTGAGGATTACAAGGATCAGCGGGTAGTTATTAAAGGGTGTTCTAAAAAAGATGTCCCGGTTTCCGCTTATGTAGAATTGACCGCTTTTCTGCGGCCTCTGGTAAAGAGTATTATGTACGGAGAACCATGTTCAACGGTACCCGTTTATAAAAGGGTGGAGAAATAATTCCCTGCCGGAGCGCAAAACCTCTGATTCATAATTTCCTTTGTGAACCACTCTAACCCCAGGAATACCCGGGACATTTTTGCGGGAAATAATCAAACTATGAATCTGGAAAATAACCGATACAAATCTGGCAGACTTGATCTTT contains the following coding sequences:
- a CDS encoding DUF2480 family protein, translated to MDEIVNKVSESGLLTVDLEEFYIPGERVLFDITSWLFEELILKEKDFREQIKNHPWENYKDKLVALTCTADAIVPTWAFMLVASKLAPFASRVFFGDLNKLEETLFHEQVAAMNPEDYKDQRVVIKGCSKKDVPVSAYVELTAFLRPLVKSIMYGEPCSTVPVYKRVEK
- a CDS encoding transposase; the protein is MSKSTKVQRENIAWFYDQPVDIKFEMVMNHFEMCRIMINQIFEEIIREKTGERYEHSLSGPKKFYRHGFNPGSIKMGDHRLPVEIPRIRESSSGKCVPLPGLENLRNLAEPTEEVLKKVLHGISTRDYKKVTNHLAESFGLSSSQVSREFKEQSEEAFKHFCERTYEDHNFVVLLIDGKYLASEQMVVALGVTDKGIKIPVGFIQTSNENSQAISQLLKQILAKKI
- the sufD gene encoding Fe-S cluster assembly protein SufD, which gives rise to MNPGYQNTGTEKFIEAFDAFSIAHRKGNSDLNEMAMGRFKELGFPTTKHEEWKYTNVAPILKNTFSFSSPVFRLTKEDIQACLLTGKDSFVVVFENGYLNKELSVLDGIPQGVIIDSLAANRNHEQVKKHLGRYAPMKQESFVALNTAFVLDGAFIFVPADTVVEKPIHLLYINDSRAQSTVVYPRNLIIAEKSSSVKIATSYHTLGSVNAAFTNSVSEIITGTNANVEFIKIQNENNTTYHISHTEAVQARDSVFNISTITLGGAIVRNNLHIVLDDVNSTAHLYGLYITDGNQLVDNHTLVDHAKPNCESNELYKGVLGGKSQGVFNGKVFVRQDAQKTNAYQSNKNILLSDEATMNTKPQLEIFADDVKCSHGATTGQLDAEALFYLRSRGIGENAAKAFLNIAFAADVIKNISIENLRDRLMPLIESKLQQGN
- a CDS encoding DUF59 domain-containing protein, which gives rise to MTDATTTSKTDTEYVRPLRDRVIEVLKTCYDPEIPVDIYELGLIYEVRVDPGNDVYIKMTLTSPACPVAETLPPDVEQKVRNIPDVNNAKVEITFEPPWEKDMMSEEARLELGMW
- a CDS encoding ImmA/IrrE family metallo-endopeptidase — protein: MKSKANINREVLKWARKTAKISLEKAAATISKTCKVDRIKDWESPEGTDLPSVKQMEKLARLYRRPVDVFYLKYIPKDFPALKDFRSNKDVELSTAVIFMMREVQEKQEWLSKFLAGRREKKIEFIGKYTIKSPVETVARDIRKTLNIQPGKADLKPLKHWIEQAENKRIFVTLSSNFHTRLKLDSDNFKAFAIADKFAPFIFINADDWEHGQLFSLVHELAHLWIGVSGISSDTGIGLTDPQGMHVVEKFCRAVAEEALLPQSEIQSFLEVKGPLTLRHVAKGARRMGISNQAFLLRVKKLNLISEEIFRNLTKEADQVWKEFLIKEASKPKSSGGPNYYVMQMRRGSKTFSTLVMDVYKSGKLSGDMASRLLSVREGNFMKYEKYLYKKA
- a CDS encoding SufE family protein codes for the protein MSIAEIESEIISEFELFDEWTEKYEYIIELGQKLPPLDARYKLEENKIKGCQSSVWLHSSEKEGKIYFEADSDSTFVKGEIGLLIRVLSGQKAQDIIDAQLGFIDQIGLRQHLALTRANGLASMIKQMKLYALAHQSRQTA
- the thiL gene encoding thiamine-phosphate kinase, translated to MFENSAKRTELGELGEFGLIEMIQKSIHLRNPESLKGIGDDAAVIDSQGLTTVVTCDMLVEGVHFDLMFHPLKHLGYKAVVVNLSDVYAMNATPKQILVSIAISNRFSLEAVEELYQGMELACENYKVDLVGGDTTTSTSGLILSITAIGTVEKDQIVYRNGAKEHDLLCVSGDLGGAYMGLQILEREKKIFLENPKIQPDLSGNDYILERQLKPEARREITEKLRELGVKPTSMIDISDGLSSEVLHLCRQSNVGCAIYEDKIPIDPQTYDRAREFGLDPTVCALSGGEDYELLFTIRQEDYEKLRMHMDISIIGHITDAASGAHLVDKSGNQVALTAQGWDALLKRN
- a CDS encoding transposase; translated protein: MIDGSKGASQGGGRCVWKKAIIQRCQWHKRENVLSYLSDRDKSNFKTKIQNAYREPDYNKAKLVLLNIHKELLKNQSKCSELSTGRLGRNAYTPQIESCANIFQKFGYDKLY
- the sufC gene encoding Fe-S cluster assembly ATPase SufC; protein product: MLEIKNLQAKVEEKQILNGINLNVKPGEVHAIMGPNGSGKSTLASVLAGRDEYEVTGGEVLFRGENLLDMSPEDRARKGLFLAFQYPVEIPGVTNANFLKTALNEIRKANGLAAMDSKEFLQVMKEKMKLVEMDKAMTQRSVNEGFSGGEKKRNEVFQMAMLEPSLAVLDETDSGLDIDALRIVANGVNALRNENRSFIVITHYQRLLDYIVPDFVHVLYKGRIVKSGTKELAFELEEKGYDWIKEENNVHI
- a CDS encoding iron-sulfur cluster assembly accessory protein, with amino-acid sequence MITVTEKAKAKAIELMTAENKPGEAFIRVGVEGGGCSGLTYKLEFDTQIRPDDKVFEDKGIKIVCDKKSFLYLIGTELDFSDGLNGKGFAFHNPNASRTCGCGESFSV
- a CDS encoding cysteine desulfurase; the encoded protein is MKSATVTASHKHRAFDVHETRKDFPVLNQKAYGKPLVYFDNAATSQKPLSVIHALTEYYSTYNANIHRGVHYLSQKASQAFDDVRVKVQHFIHAASEKEIIFVRGTTEGINLVAATFGRMNIHAGDEIIITAMEHHSNIVPWQILCEEKKAKLKVIPMDDSGVLNMDVYFSLLTEKTKLVSVVHTSNSLGTINPIKEIIRLAHQKGIPVLVDAAQAVVHEPLNVQELDCDFLTFSGHKMLGPTGVGILYGKLNHLESMPPYQGGGEMIHSVSFEKTTYNEVPYKFEAGTPNIADVIALGTAIDYLSGMDRAAALNHELGLMEYASLKLDEIEGVRLIGTAPEKASVVSFVIDGLNALDVGMYLDTMGIAVRTGHHCTEPVMDRFGIPGTIRASFMFYNTYQEVEQLIEGVKKAIALLK
- the sufB gene encoding Fe-S cluster assembly protein SufB, whose amino-acid sequence is MSEDQKIISEVTESDYKWGFISDIESDQAPKGLNEEVVRFISLKKKEPAWLLEWRLKAYRHWLTMEEPVWPNVHYPKIDFNDIIYYSAPKPKPSLNSLDELDPEIKATFDKLGISLEEQKRLSGVAVDAVIDSVSVKTTFRESLAELGIIFCSFSEAVHDYPELIKEYLGSVVPPTDNFYAALNSAVFSDGSFCYIPKGVRCPMELSTYFRINSAGTGQFERTLIVAEEGSYVSYLEGCTAPMRDENQLHAAVVEIYSHKDAQVKYSTVQNWYPGDKEGKGGIYNFVTKRGLCAGTHSRISWTQVETGSAITWKYPSVILKGDHSIGEFYSVAVTNNYQQADTGTKMIHLGKNTKSTIISKGISGGKSQNSYRGLVRISRKADNARNFSQCDSLLLGDKCGAHTFPYLEVNNKSAIVEHEATTSKVGEDQIFYCNQRGISTEDAVGLIVNGYCKEVFNQLPMEFAVEAQKLLAISLEGSVG